Proteins encoded within one genomic window of Streptomyces taklimakanensis:
- a CDS encoding DUF6167 family protein, producing MFRRVFWFGAGAAAGVWATTKVNRKLRSLAPESLAARAAEQAVETGHRLREFALDVRAGMAQRESELNDALGLTASGDPVPLDAATDHPGLPPRAVPRTPSGPRARRELGTNHPYDRNEDH from the coding sequence GTGTTCCGCCGTGTCTTCTGGTTCGGCGCGGGCGCCGCCGCCGGCGTCTGGGCCACCACCAAGGTCAACCGCAAGCTGCGCAGCCTCGCCCCCGAGAGCCTCGCCGCCCGCGCGGCCGAGCAGGCCGTGGAGACCGGACACCGGTTGCGGGAGTTCGCCCTCGACGTCCGCGCCGGAATGGCGCAGCGGGAGAGCGAGTTGAACGACGCGCTGGGGCTGACGGCCTCCGGCGACCCGGTGCCCCTCGACGCCGCCACCGATCACCCCGGGCTCCCGCCGCGGGCCGTGCCCCGGACCCCGTCCGGGCCGCGGGCCCGCCGGGAACTCGGCACCAACCACCCGTACGACCGGAATGAGGACCACTGA
- a CDS encoding DUF948 domain-containing protein yields the protein MSGGEVAGLLVAVFWAILVSFLAVVLARLAQTLRAATKLVSGVTEQAVPLLTEASATVRSAQSRLDRVDAIAADVQEVTANASALSSTVSTAFGGPLVKVAAFGYGVRRALGRGSEEPRPKRTVVRGRSVPAARRSARVRRAGRDVRGGKD from the coding sequence GTGTCCGGTGGAGAGGTGGCCGGCCTCCTGGTGGCCGTCTTCTGGGCGATCCTGGTGTCGTTCCTCGCCGTGGTGCTGGCGAGGCTCGCGCAGACGCTCAGGGCTGCGACCAAACTGGTGTCGGGCGTGACGGAGCAGGCGGTCCCCCTCCTCACCGAGGCCTCCGCGACCGTCCGCTCGGCGCAGAGCCGGCTGGACCGCGTCGACGCCATCGCCGCCGACGTCCAGGAGGTCACGGCCAACGCCTCGGCGCTCTCCTCCACCGTCTCCACCGCCTTCGGCGGTCCGCTGGTGAAGGTCGCGGCGTTCGGCTACGGCGTGCGCCGCGCCCTCGGCCGCGGGAGCGAGGAGCCCCGCCCGAAGCGGACCGTCGTGAGGGGCCGCTCCGTGCCGGCCGCGCGTCGGTCGGCCCGCGTACGCCGTGCCGGACGTGACGTCCGCGGCGGGAAGGACTGA